A stretch of the Proteus sp. ZN5 genome encodes the following:
- a CDS encoding dicarboxylate/amino acid:cation symporter, whose protein sequence is MQTSTKKQPLYKVLYVQVIVAILLGILLGHFYPDVGESFKPLGDGFIKIVKMIIAPVIFLTVVTGIAGMNNMKAVGTVAGKSMAYFLTFSTIALIIGLIVANVIRPGDGLNISPASLDASKVESYVAKAHDSSIVGFLMNIIPDTVVSPLVNGNILQVLFVSVVFGIALASIGTRGEPVLKFLQNLSEPVFKMVSMLMKLAPIGAFGAMAFTIGKYGISSISNLVLLVLTFYITSLLFVLVVLGAVAKYNGFSILSLIKYIKDELWLVLGTSSSEAALPSLMRKMENVGCKKSVVGLVIPTGYSFNLDGTNIYMTMAALFIAQATGIDLSLTEQITLLLVAMISSKGAAGVTGAGFITLAATLSVVPSVPVAGMALILGIDRFMSECRALTNLVGNACACIVVARWENALDKERMNDVFNGRVSNESIEDAPLTPIEIESDHSIKIPVK, encoded by the coding sequence ATGCAAACTTCAACTAAAAAACAACCACTTTATAAAGTGCTATACGTGCAAGTTATCGTCGCCATCTTACTCGGTATCTTGCTTGGGCATTTTTACCCTGACGTGGGTGAATCCTTTAAACCGCTTGGTGATGGATTTATCAAAATTGTAAAAATGATCATCGCACCTGTTATCTTCTTAACAGTAGTAACAGGCATAGCGGGTATGAACAACATGAAAGCTGTAGGCACTGTCGCGGGTAAATCCATGGCCTACTTCCTCACGTTTTCAACTATTGCATTAATCATTGGTTTGATTGTTGCAAACGTTATTCGACCAGGCGATGGCCTAAATATTTCCCCGGCTTCATTAGATGCAAGTAAAGTAGAAAGCTATGTAGCAAAAGCGCATGACTCTTCGATTGTTGGCTTCCTAATGAATATTATTCCTGACACCGTTGTTAGCCCATTAGTTAATGGAAATATCTTACAAGTACTGTTTGTTTCTGTGGTTTTTGGTATTGCCTTAGCCTCTATTGGCACACGTGGTGAACCCGTTCTTAAGTTCTTACAAAACTTATCTGAACCTGTCTTTAAAATGGTAAGCATGCTGATGAAGTTAGCACCAATTGGTGCCTTCGGTGCCATGGCCTTTACCATCGGTAAATATGGTATTTCTTCAATCAGTAACTTGGTCTTGCTTGTTCTGACTTTCTACATTACTTCATTATTGTTTGTTCTAGTCGTGTTAGGTGCTGTTGCAAAATATAATGGCTTCTCTATTCTCTCTTTAATTAAATATATTAAAGATGAACTTTGGTTAGTCTTAGGGACTTCTTCTTCAGAAGCAGCTTTACCTAGCTTAATGCGTAAAATGGAAAATGTAGGCTGTAAAAAATCAGTCGTTGGCTTAGTTATTCCAACCGGTTATTCCTTTAACTTAGATGGTACTAACATCTATATGACCATGGCCGCTCTATTTATTGCACAAGCTACGGGTATTGATCTTTCATTAACAGAACAAATCACTCTACTCTTAGTTGCAATGATAAGTTCAAAAGGTGCCGCAGGTGTTACTGGTGCAGGCTTTATTACTTTAGCGGCAACCTTATCGGTGGTACCGAGTGTTCCAGTTGCAGGTATGGCATTAATTCTAGGTATTGACCGCTTTATGTCAGAGTGTCGTGCATTAACTAATCTTGTTGGTAATGCTTGCGCGTGTATCGTTGTTGCTCGCTGGGAAAATGCCTTAGATAAAGAAAGAATGAATGATGTCTTTAATGGCAGAGTATCCAATGAGTCTATTGAAGATGCGCCATTAACTCCTATTGAAATTGAATCTGATCATTCAATTAAAATCCCAGTAAAATAA